The following coding sequences are from one Ovis canadensis isolate MfBH-ARS-UI-01 breed Bighorn chromosome 7, ARS-UI_OviCan_v2, whole genome shotgun sequence window:
- the NFATC4 gene encoding nuclear factor of activated T-cells, cytoplasmic 4, with product MGAASCEDEELEFKLVFGEEKEAPPLGAGGAGEELDSEDAPPCCRLALGEPPPYGAAPIGIPRPPPPRPGMHSPPPRPAPSPGTWESQPARSVRLGVPGGSSGGAGGGRVLECPSIRITSISPTPDPPAALEDNPDPWGEGSPRDYPPPEGFGGYREAGGQGGGPFFSPSPGSSSLSSWSFFSDASDEAALYAACDEVESELNEAASRFGLGSPLPSPRASPRPWTPDDPWSLYGPSPGGRGPEDSWLLLSAPGPTPASPRPASPCGKRRYSSSGTPSSASPALSRRGSLGEEGPEPPPPPPLPLVRDPGSPGPFDYVGAPSAESIPQKTRRTSSEQAVALPRSEEPAPCNGKLPSGAEEAGAPPGGPRKEAAGMDYLAVPSPLAWSKARIGGHSPIFRTSALPPLDWPLPSQYEQLELRIEVQPRAHHRAHYETEGSRGAVKAAPGGHPVVKLLGYSEKPLTLQMFIGTADERNLRPHAFYQVHRITGKMVATASYEAVVSGTKVLEMTLLPENNMAANIDCAGILKLRNSDIELRKGETDIGRKNTRVRLVFRVHVPQGSGKVVSVQTASVPIECSQRSAQELPQVEAYSPSACSVRGGEELVLTGSNFLPDSKVVFIERGPDGKLQWEEEATVNRLQSNEVTLTLTVPEYSNKRVSRPVQAYFYVSNGRRKRSPTQSFKFLPVIFKEEPLPDASLRGFPSASGPPFGSDMDFSPPRPPYPSYPHEDPAYETPYLSEGFSYGTPPLYPQTGPPPSYRPGLRMFPETGGATGCARPPPVSLLPRPFPSDPYGGRGSPFPLGLQFPPPSPFRPPLPSSPPLEGPFPPQGSVHPPPAEGYSEVGPSYGPGEGAPEQEKSRGGYGSGFRDSVPIQGITLEEVSEIIGRDLSGFPAPPGEEPPA from the exons ATGGGGGCAGCGAGCTGCGAGGATGAGGAGCTGGAGTTTAAGCTGGTGTTCGGGGAGGAAAAGGAGGCCCCCCCGCTGGGCGCGGGTGGGGCGGGGGAAG AACTGGACTCAGAAGACGCCCCACCATGCTGCCGTCTGGCCCTGGGGGAGCCCCCTCCCTATGGCGCTGCTCCCATTGGCATTCCCCGGCCTCCACCCCCTCGGCCTGGCATGCACTCCCCACCACCCCGCCCGGCCCCCTCACCTGGCACTTGGGAGAGCCAGCCAGCCCGGTCAGTGAGGCTGGGGGTGCCGGGAGGGAGCTCcgggggggctgggggaggccgTGTTCTTGAGTGCCCCAGCATCCGCATCACCTCTATCTCTCCCACTCCTGACCCACCAGCTGCGCTGGAGGACAACCCAGATCCCTGGGGGGAAGGCTCCCCCAGGGACTACCCCCCACCGGAAGGCTTTGGAGGCTACCGAGAGGcaggggggcagggtgggggcccaTTCTTCAGTCCGAGCCCAGGCAGCAGCAGCCTGTCCTCCTGGAGCTTCTTTTCGGATGCCTCGGACGAGGCAGCCTTGTATGCGGCCTGTGATGAGGTGGAGTCTGAGCTAAATGAGGCAGCCTCCCGCTTTGGCCTGGGCTCCCCACTGCCCTCACCCCGGGCCTCCCCGAGGCCATGGACCCCCGATGACCCCTGGAGCCTGTATGGTCCGAGTCCCGGAGGCCGGGGGCCAGAGGATAGCTGGCTACTCCTCAGTGCTCCTGggcccaccccagcctccccacGACCTGCCTCTCCATGTGGCAAGAGGCGCTATTCCAGCTCAGGAACCCCATCTTCGGCCTCCCCAGCTCTGTCCCGCCGAGGCAGCCTAGGGGAGGAGGGGCCTGAaccacctccaccaccccccTTGCCTCTGGTCCGGGACCCTGGCTCCCCTGGCCCCTTTGACTATGTGGGAGCCCCATCAGCCGAAAGCATCCCGCAGAAGACCCGGAGGACTTCCAGCGAGCAGGCCGTGGCCCTGCCTCGGTCTGAGGAGCCTGCCCCGTGCAATGGGAAGCTGCCCTCGGGAGCAGAGGAGGCCGGGGCTCCTCCTGGGGGTCCTCGGAAGGAGGCGGCTGGCATGGACTACCTGGCGGTGCCTTCTCCACTGGCGTGGTCCAAGGCCCGGATCGGGGGACACAGCCCCATCTTCAG GACCTCTGCCCTCCCCCCGCTCGACTGGCCTTTGCCCAGCCAGTATGAGCAGCTGGAGCTGAGGATCGAGGTACAGCCCAGAGCCCACCACAGGGCCCACTATGAGACAGAGGGCAGCCGGGGAGCTGTCAAAGCAGCCCCTGGTGGTCACCCTGTAGTCAAG CTCCTGGGCTACAGCGAGaagcccctgaccctgcagatGTTCATCGGCACCGCGGACGAGAGGAACCTGCGGCCCCATGCTTTCTATCAGGTGCACCGCATCACCGGCAAGATGGTAGCCACGGCCAGCTACGAAGCCGTAGTCAGTGGCACCAAGGTGCTGGAGATGACCCTGCTCCCTGAGAACAACATGGCGGCCAA CATTGACTGTGCCGGAATCCTGAAGCTGCGGAACTCAGATATCGAACTGCGGAAGGGCGAGACGGACATCGGGCGCAAGAACACACGCGTGCGGCTGGTGTTCCGAGTACACGTGCCCCAAGGCAGCGGGAAGGTGGTCTCGGTGCAGACAGCATCGGTGCCCATCGAGTGCT CCCAGCGATCAGCTCAGGAGCTGCCCCAGGTGGAGGCCTACAGCCCCAGTGCCTGCTCtgtcaggggaggggaggagctcGTGCTAACTGGCTCCAACTTCCTGCCAGACTCCAAGGTGGTGTTCATCGAGAGGGGCCCTG ATGGAAAGTTGCAATGGGAGGAGGAGGCCACGGTGAACCGGCTGCAGAGCAATGAG GTGACTCTGACCCTGACGGTCCCCGAGTACAGCAACAAGCGCGTGTCCCGGCCGGTCCAGGCCTACTTCTACGTCTCCAATGGGCGGAGGAAGCGCAGTCCTACCCAAAGTTTCAAGTTCCTGCCTG TGATCTTCAAGGAGGAGCCTCTGCCGGATGCATCTCTCCGGGGCTTCCCCTCAGCATCGGGCCCCCCCTTTGGCTCTGACATGGACTTCTCACCACCCAGGCCCCCCTACCCCTCCTATCCCCATGAAGACCCTGCTTATGAAACTCCTTACCTGTCAGAAGGCTTCAGCTATGGCACGCCCCCTCTGTACCCCCAGACGGGGCCCCCACCATCCTACAGACCCGGCCTGCGGATGTTCCCTGAGACTGGGGGTGCCACAGGTTGTGCCCGCCCACCTCCAGTCTCTCTCCTTCCCCGGCCCTTCCCTAGTGACCCCTATGGAGGACGGGGCTCCCCCTTTCCCCTGGGGCTGcagttccctcctccctcccccttccggCCCCCACTGCCTTCATCCCCACCACTTGAAGgtcccttccctccccagggcagtGTTCACCCCCCACCTGCTGAGGGATACAGTGAGGTAGGGCCAAGCTAcggccctggggagggggctccgGAGCAGGAGAAATCCAGGGGTGGCTACGGCAGCGGCTTCCGAGACAGTGTCCCTATCCAGGGTATCACGCTGGAGGAAG TGAGTGAGATCATTGGCCGAGACCTGAGTGGCTTCCCTGCACCTCCTGGAGAAGAGCCTCCCGCCTGA